In one window of Halomarina pelagica DNA:
- a CDS encoding DUF7128 family protein — protein sequence MVTQVERDDMTWYSCEDCGLMFDNRDDAKRHEEHCDAEEPTYIQ from the coding sequence ATGGTGACACAGGTCGAACGGGACGACATGACGTGGTACTCCTGTGAGGACTGCGGACTCATGTTCGACAACCGCGACGACGCGAAGCGCCACGAGGAGCACTGTGACGCCGAGGAACCGACCTACATCCAGTGA
- a CDS encoding AAA family ATPase translates to MTRGVDLTVQGAEKRDAGRGIARLSNATSRTLGILSGETVVIAGDDGSETVAKVWPGGEDGVVRIDADTRRNAGVTIGDTVTVRKEDVEDARSVTVSLPNTPEHEDLPEYVKRRLLDRPIRTDERIHLGGIDEYAVISATDPDGTVRITDDTRVTVVPGQVAEGRSTGGSSTSTGGPGAAGGSDGGSGSRSDSESLPPAASTPTGPAASDVTYEDIGGLDDELDLIREMIELPLAEPELFRRLGVEPPKGVLLHGPPGTGKTLIAKAVANEVAAHFITISGPEIVSKYKGESEERIREKFEEARANAPTILFIDEVDSIGGARDEDADMENRVVAQLLTELDGLRGRDEIVVIGATNRVDAIDPALRRGGRFDREIEIGVPNEGGRREILDVHTRGMPLADDVDLDALAGRTHGFVGADVRSLTTEAAMSALRRYRDERDDGEGDAPDLLVTRADFESAMAAVDPSAMREYVVETPLTTFEDVGGLAEAKATLRETVLWPLSYERLFAATNTAPPSGILLYGPPGTGKTLLARAIAGESGVNFIHVAGPELIDKYVGESEKAIREVFERARQTAPTIVFFDEIDALAGRRGESHEVTERVVSQLLTELDGLAANPNLVVLAATNRYEALDPALLRPGRLEAHVEVPLPDEGARRAILAVHTDGKPLAEDVDLDELAADTVGYSGAELEALVRQASLLAIRELAGELGPEEANERADEIRIGRGHFEDARAKVEPPGGGH, encoded by the coding sequence ATGACACGCGGGGTCGATCTGACCGTGCAGGGCGCGGAGAAGCGCGACGCCGGCCGCGGCATCGCGCGCCTCTCGAACGCGACCTCCCGGACGCTCGGCATCCTGAGCGGCGAGACGGTGGTGATCGCGGGCGACGACGGCAGCGAGACGGTCGCGAAGGTGTGGCCCGGCGGCGAGGACGGCGTCGTCCGCATCGACGCCGACACCCGCCGCAACGCGGGCGTGACGATCGGGGACACCGTCACCGTCCGGAAGGAGGACGTCGAGGACGCCCGGAGCGTCACCGTCTCGCTGCCGAACACGCCGGAGCACGAGGACCTCCCCGAGTACGTCAAGCGGCGGTTGCTCGACCGACCGATCCGGACCGACGAGCGCATCCACCTCGGGGGTATCGACGAGTACGCCGTCATCTCGGCGACCGATCCCGACGGGACGGTCCGGATCACAGACGACACCCGGGTGACGGTCGTCCCGGGCCAGGTCGCCGAGGGCCGATCGACCGGCGGGTCGTCGACCTCGACCGGCGGGCCGGGAGCGGCCGGCGGTTCCGACGGTGGGTCCGGATCCAGATCGGATTCGGAATCGCTCCCGCCCGCCGCGTCGACGCCGACGGGACCCGCCGCGAGCGACGTCACCTACGAGGACATCGGCGGGCTGGACGACGAACTCGACCTCATCCGCGAGATGATCGAACTCCCGCTTGCCGAGCCGGAGCTGTTCCGCCGACTCGGCGTCGAGCCGCCGAAGGGCGTCCTCCTGCACGGCCCGCCCGGCACCGGCAAGACGCTCATCGCGAAGGCGGTCGCCAACGAGGTCGCCGCGCACTTCATCACCATCTCGGGGCCCGAGATCGTCTCGAAGTACAAGGGCGAGAGCGAGGAGCGCATCCGCGAGAAGTTCGAGGAGGCGCGGGCGAACGCCCCGACGATCCTCTTCATCGACGAGGTCGACTCCATCGGCGGCGCGCGCGACGAGGACGCCGACATGGAGAACCGCGTCGTCGCCCAGCTCCTGACCGAACTCGACGGGCTGCGCGGGCGCGACGAGATCGTCGTCATCGGCGCGACCAACCGCGTCGACGCGATCGACCCGGCGCTCCGGCGCGGCGGCCGGTTCGACCGCGAGATCGAGATCGGCGTGCCGAACGAGGGGGGTCGACGCGAGATCCTCGACGTACACACCCGCGGCATGCCCCTCGCGGACGACGTGGACCTCGACGCGCTGGCCGGGCGCACGCACGGCTTCGTCGGCGCGGACGTGCGCTCGCTCACGACCGAGGCCGCGATGAGTGCGCTCCGGCGCTACCGGGACGAGCGCGACGACGGGGAGGGGGACGCCCCCGACCTGCTCGTCACGCGGGCCGACTTCGAGTCCGCGATGGCCGCCGTCGACCCGAGCGCCATGCGCGAGTACGTCGTCGAGACGCCCCTCACCACCTTCGAGGACGTGGGCGGGCTGGCGGAGGCGAAGGCGACGCTCCGCGAGACCGTACTGTGGCCCCTCTCCTACGAGCGGCTGTTCGCGGCGACGAACACCGCGCCCCCCTCGGGCATCCTCCTCTACGGTCCGCCGGGGACAGGAAAGACGCTCCTCGCGCGAGCCATCGCGGGCGAGAGCGGGGTGAACTTCATCCACGTCGCCGGGCCGGAACTCATCGACAAGTACGTCGGCGAGTCCGAGAAGGCCATCAGGGAGGTGTTCGAGCGCGCGCGTCAGACCGCCCCGACGATCGTCTTCTTCGACGAGATCGACGCGCTGGCCGGGCGACGTGGCGAGAGCCACGAGGTGACCGAGCGGGTCGTCTCCCAACTCTTGACCGAACTGGACGGGCTCGCCGCCAACCCGAACCTCGTCGTCCTCGCCGCGACGAACCGCTACGAGGCGCTCGATCCGGCGCTCCTCAGGCCCGGTCGCCTGGAGGCCCACGTCGAGGTGCCGCTGCCGGACGAGGGCGCGCGACGGGCCATCCTCGCGGTCCACACCGACGGCAAGCCCCTCGCGGAGGACGTGGACCTCGACGAACTCGCCGCCGACACGGTCGGCTACTCCGGCGCGGAACTGGAGGCGCTGGTCCGGCAGGCGTCGCTGCTGGCGATCCGCGAACTCGCCGGGGAACTCGGCCCGGAGGAGGCGAACGAGCGGGCCGACGAGATCAGGATCGGCCGCGGCCACTTCGAGGACGCCCGAGCGAAGGTCGAACCGCCCGGCGGCGGGCACTGA
- a CDS encoding HAD family hydrolase, with protein MDAVCFDMDGVIVDSERHWVPLENERILPRAVESGTVTASDITGMNVTDLHAHLAEEYGTTMSEAAFVALYDEAAEELYTERVALLEGFEPLCERLRDRGTALSIVSSSPNRWIRLVLDRFDLRGTFDAVVSAEDVDGPSKPAPDVYERAAARLDVAPERCVAVEDSAHGVAAAAAAGMYCVGYRTDANESQDLSSADAIATGPAALRERVEALCA; from the coding sequence ATGGACGCCGTCTGCTTCGACATGGACGGGGTGATCGTCGACTCAGAGCGCCACTGGGTCCCCCTGGAGAACGAGCGCATCCTCCCGCGGGCGGTCGAGTCGGGGACCGTGACGGCGAGCGACATCACCGGGATGAACGTCACCGACCTCCACGCCCACCTCGCCGAGGAGTACGGGACGACGATGAGCGAGGCGGCGTTCGTCGCGCTGTACGACGAGGCCGCGGAGGAACTGTACACGGAGCGCGTCGCGCTCCTGGAGGGGTTCGAGCCGCTGTGCGAGCGCCTGCGCGATCGCGGCACGGCGCTCTCGATCGTCTCCTCGTCGCCCAACCGCTGGATCCGTCTCGTTCTGGATCGGTTCGACCTCCGCGGGACGTTCGACGCGGTCGTGAGCGCGGAGGACGTCGACGGCCCGAGCAAGCCCGCGCCCGACGTGTACGAGCGCGCCGCCGCGCGCCTCGACGTCGCCCCCGAGCGGTGCGTCGCCGTCGAGGACTCGGCCCACGGCGTCGCCGCGGCGGCCGCCGCCGGGATGTACTGCGTCGGCTACCGGACCGACGCGAACGAGTCGCAGGACCTCTCGTCCGCGGACGCGATCGCCACGGGGCCGGCGGCGTTGCGCGAGCGCGTCGAGGCGCTCTGCGCGTGA
- a CDS encoding RidA family protein: MERHRVSSGTEWESRVGYSRAVRVGPHVRVSGTTATDEDGAIVGRGDPYRQAVRAIENVEAALERADASLADVVRTRIFVTDIDDWERIGDAHAEYFGEIRPATSMVEVSRLVDPDMLVEIEADAIVDGED; the protein is encoded by the coding sequence ATGGAGCGCCACCGCGTTTCGAGCGGGACGGAGTGGGAGTCGCGCGTCGGCTACTCGCGGGCCGTCCGCGTCGGCCCGCACGTGCGGGTGTCCGGCACGACGGCGACCGACGAGGACGGCGCGATCGTCGGCCGCGGCGATCCCTACCGGCAGGCCGTCCGGGCGATCGAGAACGTCGAGGCGGCCCTCGAACGCGCGGACGCCTCCCTGGCGGACGTCGTCCGCACCCGTATCTTCGTGACCGACATCGACGACTGGGAGCGGATCGGGGACGCCCACGCCGAGTACTTCGGCGAGATCCGACCCGCGACGAGCATGGTCGAGGTGAGCCGGCTCGTCGACCCCGACATGCTGGTCGAGATCGAGGCCGACGCGATCGTCGACGGGGAGGACTGA
- a CDS encoding DEAD/DEAH box helicase has translation MGEREVTAGMDAFTHLGDRVRAALSERGFETPTEPQRRAIPALVAGRNALVIAPTGTGKTETAMLPVLDAVVRRRADEAAGVHGISALYVTPLRALNRDMRERLEWWGEELDLDIDVRHGDTSRYRRTQQANDPPDVLVTTPETLQAMLTGEKLRRALADVRHVVVDEVHELASSKRGAQLTVGLERLYELAGDFQRVGLSATVGDPEEVGRFLTGDRRCAIVEVDVGSELDLRVLTPEVTPEDERLAGRLMTDPDVASHVRAIRDVIEANESTLVFVNTRQTAEALGSRFKELDVNIGIHHGSLSKEARIEVEDDFKAGALDALLCTSSMELGIDVGRIDHVVQYSSPRQVSRLLQRVGRAGHRRDVVSSGTVVTTRPDDTFEALVIADRARRGAVEPANIHHGSLDTVANQIAGLLMDFSEIDAVRAYEIVTRAYPFRDLEPEAFREVVRELSGNRILWLDEAADRLEKSSGTWQYVYANLSMIPDESTYRVYDMAAGRGVGTLDERFVVNFATPGEVFIQRGEMWRITEVDEEDEEVKVTPVGDPAGEVPSWTGQEIPVPFPVAQEVADLRARARERFDAGESREAVARWLGERYPTDEHTAGEALKQIEAHEAAVPAADRVVVEFFGREVVVNAAFGHRANETLGRLVSALLGQRTGSSVAMDVDPYRIELEVPRGVTGYDVVEVLEETDPDHVRTLIELSLKNADALKFKLAQVAAKFGALKRWRGGTNGFGRSRLLEALRDTPIYDEAVREVLHEDLDVPTASAVLRRIRSGEVAVEAINERTSIGRGGRSSGRELLAPENADASVVETVRERIREDRVLLFCVHCEEWKRTQQVRRVPEQPECPHCGSTRIAALNPWADEVVTAVRATEKDEEQEKQTRRAHRAAGLVQSHGKRAVIALAARGVGPHNAARIISKLRENEDDFYRDILAQERQYARTKSFWD, from the coding sequence ATGGGTGAGCGCGAGGTGACGGCGGGGATGGACGCGTTCACGCACCTCGGCGACCGGGTGCGGGCGGCGCTGTCCGAGCGGGGGTTCGAGACGCCCACGGAGCCCCAGCGCCGGGCGATCCCCGCCCTGGTCGCCGGGCGCAACGCGCTCGTCATCGCGCCGACGGGGACGGGGAAGACCGAGACGGCGATGCTGCCGGTGCTCGACGCCGTCGTGCGGCGGCGGGCCGACGAGGCGGCGGGCGTCCACGGCATTTCGGCGCTCTACGTCACGCCGCTGCGGGCGCTGAACCGCGACATGCGCGAGCGCCTGGAGTGGTGGGGCGAGGAGCTTGACCTCGACATCGACGTCCGCCACGGCGACACCTCGCGGTACCGGCGCACGCAGCAGGCGAACGACCCGCCCGACGTGCTCGTGACGACGCCCGAGACGCTCCAGGCGATGCTCACGGGCGAGAAGCTCCGGCGGGCGCTCGCGGACGTACGCCACGTCGTCGTCGACGAGGTGCACGAGCTGGCGAGTTCGAAGCGCGGCGCGCAGTTGACCGTCGGGCTGGAGCGGCTGTACGAACTCGCCGGGGACTTCCAGCGCGTCGGCCTCTCGGCGACGGTGGGGGACCCGGAGGAGGTCGGGCGGTTCCTCACGGGCGACCGGAGGTGCGCGATCGTGGAGGTCGACGTGGGGAGCGAACTCGACCTGCGCGTGCTCACGCCCGAGGTCACGCCGGAGGACGAGCGCCTCGCGGGGCGGCTGATGACCGACCCCGACGTCGCGAGCCACGTCCGGGCGATCCGGGACGTGATCGAGGCCAACGAGTCGACGCTCGTGTTCGTCAACACCCGGCAGACGGCGGAGGCGCTCGGCTCGCGGTTCAAGGAACTCGACGTGAACATCGGCATCCACCACGGCTCGCTCTCGAAGGAGGCGCGGATCGAGGTGGAGGACGACTTCAAGGCGGGGGCGCTCGACGCGCTCCTCTGCACGTCGTCGATGGAACTCGGCATCGACGTGGGTCGGATCGACCACGTGGTGCAGTACTCCAGTCCGCGGCAGGTCTCCCGTCTGCTCCAGCGCGTGGGGCGAGCGGGCCACCGCCGGGACGTGGTCTCCTCGGGGACGGTCGTCACGACGCGCCCGGACGACACGTTCGAGGCGCTGGTCATCGCGGACCGGGCGCGACGCGGCGCGGTCGAACCCGCCAACATCCACCACGGCAGCCTCGACACGGTAGCGAACCAGATCGCCGGCCTGCTGATGGACTTCAGCGAGATCGACGCGGTGCGGGCGTACGAGATCGTCACCCGCGCCTACCCGTTTCGCGACCTCGAACCGGAGGCGTTCCGCGAGGTGGTGCGCGAACTCTCGGGCAACCGCATCCTCTGGCTCGACGAGGCGGCCGACCGGCTGGAGAAGTCGAGCGGGACGTGGCAGTACGTCTACGCCAACCTCTCGATGATCCCCGACGAGTCCACCTACCGGGTGTACGACATGGCCGCCGGGCGGGGGGTGGGGACGCTCGACGAGCGCTTCGTCGTCAACTTCGCCACGCCGGGGGAGGTGTTCATCCAGCGCGGCGAGATGTGGCGCATCACGGAGGTCGACGAGGAGGACGAGGAGGTGAAGGTGACGCCCGTCGGGGATCCCGCCGGCGAGGTGCCCTCCTGGACCGGTCAGGAGATCCCCGTCCCGTTCCCGGTGGCCCAGGAGGTGGCCGACCTCCGGGCGCGGGCGCGCGAGCGGTTCGACGCCGGGGAGTCGCGCGAGGCGGTCGCCCGCTGGCTCGGCGAGCGGTACCCGACGGACGAGCACACGGCGGGCGAGGCCCTGAAGCAGATCGAGGCCCACGAGGCGGCGGTGCCCGCGGCCGACCGCGTCGTCGTCGAGTTCTTCGGCCGCGAGGTCGTGGTCAACGCGGCCTTCGGCCACCGCGCGAACGAGACGCTCGGGCGGCTCGTCTCCGCGCTGCTCGGCCAGCGTACCGGGTCGTCGGTGGCGATGGACGTCGACCCCTACCGGATCGAACTGGAGGTCCCCCGCGGGGTGACGGGCTACGACGTGGTCGAAGTGCTCGAAGAAACCGACCCGGACCACGTGCGAACGCTCATCGAACTGTCGCTCAAGAACGCCGACGCGCTGAAGTTCAAGCTGGCGCAGGTCGCGGCGAAGTTCGGCGCGCTCAAGCGCTGGCGCGGGGGGACGAACGGCTTCGGGCGCTCGCGCTTGCTCGAAGCGCTCCGCGACACGCCGATCTACGACGAGGCCGTCCGGGAGGTGCTCCACGAGGACCTCGACGTTCCGACCGCGAGCGCCGTCCTGCGCCGGATCCGATCGGGCGAGGTCGCCGTCGAGGCGATCAACGAGCGCACGTCGATCGGGCGCGGCGGCCGCTCGTCCGGGCGCGAACTGCTCGCGCCCGAGAACGCCGACGCGAGCGTCGTCGAGACGGTGCGCGAGCGCATCCGGGAGGACCGCGTCCTCCTGTTCTGCGTCCACTGCGAGGAGTGGAAGCGCACCCAGCAGGTGAGGCGCGTCCCCGAGCAACCCGAGTGTCCGCACTGCGGGTCGACGCGGATCGCCGCGCTCAACCCGTGGGCCGACGAGGTGGTGACGGCCGTCCGGGCGACCGAGAAGGACGAGGAGCAGGAGAAGCAGACCCGGCGCGCCCACCGCGCGGCCGGACTCGTCCAGAGCCACGGCAAGCGGGCGGTGATCGCGCTGGCGGCGCGCGGCGTCGGCCCCCACAACGCCGCCCGAATCATCTCGAAGCTCCGCGAGAACGAGGACGACTTCTACCGCGACATCCTCGCCCAGGAGCGCCAGTACGCCCGAACGAAGTCGTTCTGGGATTGA
- a CDS encoding CPBP family intramembrane glutamic endopeptidase, which translates to MDSTISARGSHTRRLNADGKGLAAFFALAFFLSWLLWIPAALASREIVEAPLSTGTARFLGVFGPTVAALVVTGATEGRPGVRRLLAGLHRWRVGGRWYLFVLLWPPALLLGVGVLATALGGPFPDYATPPVLDLYPVPPEVAALGPWPLFPVVFLQTLLLGSPLGEELGWRGYALPRLQAGRSALVASVLIGFAWGLWHLPLALTVGDPLNGTRFAPYLATVVLDAILFTWVFNNTDGSLLLAILFHTSIAVAGLFVAAPDAPLLSLGLRAATVGAVLALTDPATLTRR; encoded by the coding sequence ATGGATTCGACGATCTCGGCGCGAGGGAGTCACACCCGACGGTTGAACGCGGACGGGAAGGGACTGGCGGCGTTTTTCGCGCTCGCCTTTTTCCTCTCCTGGCTCCTCTGGATCCCCGCCGCGCTCGCTTCGCGCGAGATCGTCGAAGCGCCGTTGTCGACCGGAACGGCGCGGTTTCTCGGAGTATTCGGGCCGACCGTCGCTGCGCTCGTCGTAACCGGTGCGACGGAAGGTCGGCCGGGCGTCCGTCGCCTGCTCGCCGGGCTCCACAGGTGGCGCGTCGGTGGCAGATGGTACCTCTTCGTCCTGCTCTGGCCGCCGGCTCTACTGCTCGGCGTCGGAGTGCTCGCGACTGCGCTCGGCGGCCCGTTCCCCGACTACGCGACCCCACCGGTACTCGATCTGTATCCGGTCCCGCCCGAGGTGGCGGCGCTCGGTCCGTGGCCGCTCTTCCCCGTCGTCTTCCTCCAAACGCTCCTGCTCGGTAGTCCGCTGGGTGAAGAACTAGGGTGGCGGGGATACGCACTTCCGCGACTTCAGGCGGGACGGAGCGCCCTCGTAGCGAGCGTCCTGATCGGGTTCGCCTGGGGTCTCTGGCACCTCCCGCTTGCACTGACAGTCGGCGATCCGCTCAACGGCACGCGGTTCGCGCCGTACCTGGCGACGGTCGTCCTCGACGCGATACTGTTCACGTGGGTGTTCAACAACACGGACGGTAGCCTCCTGCTCGCGATACTCTTCCACACGTCGATCGCCGTAGCGGGACTGTTCGTCGCCGCACCGGACGCACCGCTGCTCTCACTCGGACTGCGCGCCGCGACCGTCGGGGCGGTGCTCGCGCTGACCGATCCGGCGACGTTGACGAGGCGGTGA
- a CDS encoding metallophosphoesterase, producing MFEPVPGEPAAVATLDGDRALVVADYHAGLEVALRYDGVELRSRAAARREAVLDLLSRTDAERVVFLGDLGNAIGAPGREERRELERLLSAVAARVPVTVVRGNHDGGVEDAADAIDAAHPIETTPSRGARFGRVGFVHGHTWPGPDVLRADVVAMGHEHPMVRLEDEVGGSRAERAWLRGRLDPEPFEAFHGSVEIDGELVVCPAFNDLLGGTWTNAGQGFLAPFLPEGMDGAQAYLLDGTRLGEYTRV from the coding sequence GTGTTCGAGCCGGTCCCGGGTGAGCCGGCGGCCGTCGCGACGCTCGACGGGGACCGCGCGCTCGTCGTCGCCGACTACCACGCGGGCCTGGAGGTCGCGCTCCGGTACGACGGTGTCGAGTTGCGCAGCCGCGCCGCGGCGCGACGCGAGGCGGTGCTCGACCTGCTCTCGCGCACCGACGCGGAGCGCGTCGTCTTCCTCGGCGACCTCGGGAACGCCATCGGCGCGCCGGGCCGCGAGGAGCGCCGCGAGTTAGAGCGCCTGCTGTCTGCGGTCGCGGCGCGCGTCCCCGTCACCGTGGTACGGGGCAACCACGACGGCGGCGTCGAGGACGCGGCCGACGCGATCGACGCCGCCCACCCGATCGAGACGACCCCGAGCCGCGGCGCGCGCTTCGGTCGGGTCGGGTTCGTCCACGGGCACACGTGGCCCGGCCCGGACGTGCTCCGGGCGGACGTGGTCGCGATGGGTCACGAGCACCCGATGGTCCGACTGGAGGACGAGGTGGGCGGCAGCCGCGCCGAGCGCGCGTGGCTCCGCGGCCGCCTGGATCCCGAGCCGTTCGAGGCGTTCCACGGGTCGGTGGAGATCGACGGCGAACTCGTCGTTTGCCCGGCGTTCAACGACCTCCTCGGCGGGACGTGGACGAACGCCGGCCAGGGCTTCCTCGCGCCGTTCCTCCCGGAGGGGATGGACGGCGCGCAGGCGTACCTGCTCGACGGGACGCGGCTGGGGGAGTACACGCGGGTGTGA
- a CDS encoding RPA family protein, producing MSSAPGRREVAHRLFAAEFDDAEYSYSESDEERAPNYVVTPTGARVNRLFVAGVLTEVTQAGENILRARVVDPTGAFVVYAGQYQPEAMAFLDRAEPPAFVAVTGKARTFQPEDSAVVYTSVRPESVSEIDADTRDRWTVNAAERTLERVATFAAALDSGLSGSGLREALSDAGVDASLAAGIPIAMEQYGTTRGYLAALQDLALDAARLVADEVDEVGDLAVAPDEGGDEPFAPAVDVALDLDVEAVAPGTMATSTDAEEMERTAETESASEADPETTERTAADADAESEAAAEEREADVGDTEPEPEPEPESASPEPTPTGDAAEAESASAETESTADSEPAAESEDAAEGAAAEGEPTAEDELGDFDPGEFDPDDFELDEETRQEVEEEFGTEFSTGGEVEPAGEADIEPETPAAEPEGASEAEPEPEPTPESESESETEAEAEPTAGGEPELDSDRELAAEVSDEPAEEPEPTETPEASAGDEPAEAPAEDFDLEEVLLATMRELDDGDGAPRDELIGRVADATGAGGDEVEDAIQDALMSGQCYEPSDDRLKPI from the coding sequence GTGAGTTCCGCGCCCGGCCGCCGGGAGGTCGCCCACCGCCTGTTCGCCGCCGAGTTCGACGACGCGGAGTACTCCTACTCGGAGAGCGACGAGGAGCGCGCGCCGAACTACGTCGTCACGCCGACGGGCGCGCGGGTCAACCGGCTGTTCGTCGCGGGCGTCCTCACGGAGGTGACCCAGGCGGGCGAGAACATCCTCCGGGCGCGGGTCGTGGACCCGACGGGCGCGTTCGTCGTCTACGCCGGGCAGTACCAGCCCGAGGCGATGGCGTTCCTCGACCGCGCCGAACCGCCCGCGTTCGTCGCCGTGACCGGCAAGGCTCGCACCTTCCAGCCGGAGGACTCTGCGGTCGTCTACACCTCCGTGCGCCCGGAGAGCGTGAGCGAGATCGACGCCGACACGCGCGACCGCTGGACGGTCAACGCCGCGGAGCGGACGCTCGAACGCGTCGCCACCTTCGCGGCGGCGCTCGACTCCGGGCTGAGCGGATCGGGGCTGCGCGAGGCGCTCTCCGACGCCGGCGTGGACGCGAGCCTCGCCGCCGGCATCCCCATCGCGATGGAGCAGTACGGAACCACCCGCGGGTACCTCGCTGCGCTACAGGACCTCGCACTCGACGCCGCGCGCCTCGTCGCCGACGAGGTGGACGAGGTTGGCGACCTCGCCGTCGCGCCCGACGAGGGCGGCGACGAACCGTTCGCGCCCGCCGTCGACGTGGCCCTCGACCTTGACGTGGAGGCGGTCGCGCCGGGTACGATGGCGACCAGCACCGACGCGGAGGAGATGGAGCGGACCGCGGAGACCGAGTCGGCGTCGGAGGCCGACCCCGAGACGACGGAGCGGACGGCGGCGGACGCGGACGCCGAGTCCGAGGCGGCGGCTGAGGAGCGGGAGGCCGACGTCGGGGACACAGAGCCCGAACCCGAGCCGGAACCCGAATCGGCGTCGCCCGAACCGACGCCGACGGGGGACGCCGCCGAGGCCGAATCGGCGTCCGCCGAGACCGAATCGACCGCCGACTCCGAGCCCGCCGCCGAGTCGGAAGACGCCGCGGAGGGCGCGGCCGCCGAGGGTGAACCGACCGCGGAGGACGAACTCGGCGACTTCGATCCGGGCGAGTTCGACCCGGACGACTTCGAACTCGACGAGGAGACCCGCCAGGAGGTCGAGGAGGAGTTCGGCACGGAGTTCTCGACCGGCGGCGAGGTCGAGCCCGCGGGCGAGGCCGACATCGAACCCGAGACGCCCGCCGCCGAACCCGAGGGCGCGTCCGAGGCGGAACCCGAACCGGAACCGACGCCGGAGTCCGAGTCCGAGTCGGAGACAGAGGCCGAGGCGGAGCCCACCGCCGGGGGGGAACCCGAACTCGACTCCGACCGCGAACTCGCGGCGGAGGTGAGCGACGAACCCGCCGAGGAGCCCGAGCCCACGGAGACACCCGAGGCGTCGGCCGGTGACGAACCGGCCGAGGCACCGGCCGAGGACTTCGACCTCGAGGAGGTTCTGCTGGCGACGATGCGCGAACTCGACGACGGCGACGGCGCGCCGCGCGACGAGCTGATCGGGCGGGTGGCCGACGCCACCGGCGCGGGCGGGGACGAGGTCGAGGACGCGATACAGGACGCGCTGATGAGCGGCCAGTGCTACGAGCCGAGCGACGACCGCCTCAAGCCCATCTAG
- a CDS encoding Single-stranded DNA binding protein, with protein MDIDDRAEALASDLGADTEEVKADLQNLLEYDVPIDEAVQSLRRKYGGGSGGGAAPASKSIGDVTTEDASVTVTARVLTVGKRTIRYQGDDYTIFEGELADESGRISYTAWTDFGLEPGATITAGNAGVREWEGEPELNLGESTDVTFADETLSVPYEVGGDASLADLDPGDRGANVEVAVIEVESRTIDGRDGPTDILSGVLADETARLPFTDWNPHPDVAEGASLRLEDCYVREFRGVPSVNLSEFTTVTPLDRAVEVSDAAPRRAVGEAVDEGGAFDVELVGNLLDVRDGSGLIQRCPECNRVIQNGQCRSHGEVDGVDDLRVKAILDDGTGTVTAVLDRDLTEEVYGGTLADALEHARDAMDKEVVADDIAARVVGKEYRVRGVLSVDEYGANLDASEFDLVEEDPGERARALLTEVSA; from the coding sequence ATGGACATCGACGACCGTGCCGAGGCACTCGCCTCCGACCTCGGCGCAGACACAGAGGAGGTCAAAGCGGACCTGCAGAACCTCCTGGAGTACGACGTCCCGATCGACGAGGCCGTCCAGAGCCTCCGCCGGAAGTACGGCGGGGGGAGCGGCGGCGGGGCGGCCCCCGCCTCGAAGTCGATCGGCGACGTCACGACCGAGGACGCGAGCGTGACCGTCACCGCCCGCGTCCTGACCGTCGGCAAGCGGACCATCCGCTACCAGGGCGACGACTACACCATCTTCGAGGGTGAACTCGCCGACGAGAGCGGGAGGATCTCCTACACCGCCTGGACCGACTTCGGCCTCGAACCGGGCGCGACGATCACCGCCGGGAACGCGGGCGTCCGCGAGTGGGAGGGCGAGCCGGAACTCAACCTCGGCGAGAGCACCGACGTCACGTTCGCAGACGAGACGCTCTCGGTCCCCTACGAGGTCGGCGGCGACGCGTCGCTCGCGGACCTCGACCCCGGCGACCGCGGCGCCAACGTCGAGGTCGCCGTCATCGAGGTGGAGTCGCGCACCATCGACGGGCGCGACGGCCCGACGGACATCCTGAGCGGCGTGCTCGCCGACGAGACCGCCCGCCTCCCGTTCACCGACTGGAACCCGCACCCCGACGTCGCCGAGGGCGCGTCGCTCAGACTCGAGGACTGCTACGTCCGCGAGTTCCGGGGCGTCCCCTCGGTCAACCTGTCTGAGTTCACGACGGTGACGCCGCTCGACCGCGCGGTCGAGGTGAGCGACGCGGCCCCGCGCAGGGCCGTGGGGGAGGCGGTCGACGAGGGCGGCGCGTTCGACGTCGAACTCGTCGGCAACCTGCTCGACGTGCGCGACGGCTCCGGCCTCATCCAGCGCTGTCCGGAGTGCAACCGCGTCATCCAGAACGGCCAGTGTCGCAGCCACGGCGAGGTGGACGGCGTGGACGACCTGCGCGTGAAGGCCATCCTCGACGACGGAACGGGCACCGTCACCGCCGTCCTCGACCGCGACCTCACCGAGGAAGTCTACGGCGGGACGCTCGCAGACGCCCTCGAACACGCCCGCGACGCGATGGACAAGGAGGTCGTCGCCGACGACATCGCGGCGCGGGTCGTCGGCAAGGAGTACCGCGTCCGCGGGGTGCTCTCCGTGGACGAGTACGGCGCGAACCTCGACGCGAGCGAGTTCGACCTCGTCGAGGAGGACCCCGGCGAACGCGCTCGGGCGCTCCTGACGGAGGTGAGCGCGTGA